The DNA segment ACTCCGTGCTTTTCGTCAACGATGGCACCGTTCTGGCGTACGACTGCGGCGCCCCGCCTCGCCATCGACACGTCGTCTCCCCGTGCAGCATGCGACTTGTGCCGCACAAAATGGGCGATTGCATGGCCGGCAAAGCGGATATGATAGACCGCATAGTGGACACCTTCACAGTGGCAATGCAGCGAAACAAGTTGATGAAGCGAGGTGGGCTGTCGAAAGACCATGTGGCGCTCACGGAGAGGGTCGGCGACTACATTGTGGTCTATCAGGACTTTTTGAGCTTTCGCgtgggcgacggcgagcccAAGACCGTCTTCATTGCAGCGTACGCTGTGCCACTCGACACCTCGCTGGGTCGCGACGGTTTTGTGCAGATTTCCATCTGCgtcgtcatcatcatcatctgcatgttcctcctcggcggtgtTGCGATGGTGGCCGTGAACCAGATGATGCGCGTGGTGGAGGTCATTTCCCAGCTCTCCACGCACGCTGCCACGTACGACACGAAGCGGATGCGCAGTGTGCTAGATCGCCAAAAGCCTGGCATGCTTGCCCGGGTCATCACGTCCGCTGATATTATCAACTGCGAGTTCCAGCACATCCTAACGAACCTGAATGCGTATCGTCCGTTTCTGCCCCAGTCGCTGCTCACCAAGAGCAGCTACTCCTTTTCCGACGAGCCGCTGGAGCCGCCGAGCCTGTGGCGCAGCGACGTGGCCctgggcggcagcgccgcggacGACGTTGTTGTCGACGAGGACGGGGTGCCGGCCaaaccgctgccgcggttCCACCTAAAGAACACCCTCGAGGGCAGCGTTTCGAACCCGGTCGAGAACTGGCGACTCCTGCAGCGTGGTTTTCACCGAACGAAGTCAACGATCCTCGTCGTCAGTCTCTCGAACGTCGCCCTGGACGCGGGTGAATCAGTGGATGCGGTAAATCTGTTCGTGCAGACGGTGCTGAATCACGCGGCGATCGCCAACGGCGTTGTGGAGGTCATCGAGTTCCAAAAGATCGTCGTCTCCTTTAACTCGCACTTTCCAGTTCCGCGGCATCAGGAGAAGGCCTGCCTCTGCGCACTCGCGATCCGCGAGGAGTTCAGGGACAGGGGGTGCAGCATTAGCATAGGCATCGCGTCGGGGTATAACTACGTCGGCACCACTGGTACGGAGCAGCAAAAGGCGCGTGTCATCATGGGTGAgagtgtggtggtggcacaGTCGCTGACCAGCCTCAAAAACTACCTCGGGTGCTCCATCCTAGCCACCGACCAGGTGGTCTTTGAGGCCCttgtgacggcggtggcggtggatgTTGTGCAGCTGTACTACGAGCATAACCATCAGTGGGTGCAGTATGGTGTGTCTGAGATCATTGGGAATCGATACGCCGTGCTTTCGCCAGATATGCAGCTCGTCAAGTCGGTCTTTAAGCTGGTCCGCTACCGCCAAGCAGAGGAGGcactggaggcggtgcggagGTACgtggacgccgccgccgagcggCGCGAGACGCCCTCGTGGCCGGTGCGTCGCATTCACGCCCTGGTGGAGCGCCAACAGCTGTTGATCAGGAGCGGCTATCGACGACAACGCCTTCAATGGCAGGCCCTTGAGGGCGATGAGATTATCATGAAGCACCTCTCCGAGGAGAACCAGTCATACAACTCGAAGCGGCAGCCCCGTCTCATGGCAACCGTCAGCACGGCCACAGTGGACTCCCTGGCTACATTGTCGACCCATGCCAAAGCGGCCCCGTGCGAGTTCGGCTTTGTCTCCGGCGACGTGCtcaacgccggcagcgaggcggaaCTCGCGCGAGCGTTGGTGGGCGAGCAGTCGAAGCTGAGCatgacgcggcggcagttGGCGCCGATACCGAGCTCATGCTTCAGCGAGGATGCCCTCTTTCCTGTTTTTACCGTcaagagcagcgacggcgatgaggaggagaggtCGCCAGGCTCATCGAGGTTGTCGTCGCAGCATAACCGCGTCACCGATGGCAACGCGGAGGCCAGTGGCGCGGACTCTGAAGAAATGaggccggtgctgctggttgAACCACAGACACTGCGCAGCGAGGAGCGTCATGATGTGCGCATCGGTGCTCTACTGCCGCCGTTCACAGTCACCACTTCATCACCGTTTCTGCCGGCGCATGACATGGAGTACCCGTGCACCACGGCTGGCATCTCTTCGATGCTGTCGAACAGTCGCCGGCACTCGGCACTGgaccgccagcgccacaTCGCGCCCACCCCTCTGCACGATGGTACTTGCCACGCGAGTACCTATGCGACATCCGGCGCACTCGGGGGCGTTAGTGGAGGAAAGTCTTCCATTGGTGCTTCCCTCGCTACTACCAGTGCTGGCAACCTTGGTCGCACAGCGGACTCGGCACTCAAGCAGAGCAGTGAGAACGTCGCGGGCTTGGCCAAGATGCACTGTAGCTACAAACTGCCGCAGCGTATTGTGTCGGTCAACGGCCAGGTGTTTCACCGCACCTCGCAGCTTGTGGGGCGCGGGTCCTTTGGAGAAGTGTACGTCGCCATATCGGAGACCGGATCGCTTGGCGCCATGAAGGTGTTTCCGCTGAACGACAACAACGCTCCGCAGCTCATCCGCGAGGTGGAGACGCTATCGCAGATGCGGCACGAGAACATCGTCGGCTAcgactgctgcgccgttcAGGACAATTTCTTCTTCATTATTTGTGAATATTTGGCTGCCGGCACACTTGGCTCTCTCATTCAGAAGCTCGGGGTGATCCCGGAGCGGGCGGCGCGCAAGTACGCGTGCGACATGCTCTTCGGGCTCGGCTACCTTCATCAGCACTCATGGCTGCACTGCGACATCAAGCCGGAGAACATCCTCGTGACCTCTGACGGCACGTGCAAGCTGGCAGACTTTGGTGCCGCCTCACTGGGGCGAAGCTTGACGGACGCAGTTTCCGTGCGCGGGACGCCGCGTTTTTCGGCTCCTGAGGCTATACTGGGCACGTGGAACCAACAAGCGGATATCTACAGCTTCGGCATCACCGTCGCTCAGATGGTGACGGGTGTGCACCCGTGGCACAAATACACGGAGCCCGACCATCTATTTGTCGCGCACTACGCGGGTGAGATACGGCACAGTCTGCAGACGGGCATGCCGTGCGCGATGCAGCCAGACCTACCGACGAACCTGCAAGAcaaggagctggagagcgccatccaccgctgctgcgagttCGACCCTGCTCGGCGCCCGACAGCGGAGGAGTTGGTGACGCTGCTTTCCTAGTAGCCGCCGttgctctctccttcttttgCGTTTCTGTTCCACGGTGTAAAAAAAATGGCCATCGAGCGCGATGTCTCGCTTTGTGTTCACGTGCCTTCTCGCATGTCTGTGTATGGCTCTTGGTGAGTTCTGCGCCGTTTCTtctgtcgctctctccgtgctcccaccccttcttctccccATCACTCTATTCCATACTCTCCTTTTGCACTCTGGGCGTGCATTCTGTTGTGGTTTTGTTGCCTCTTCGGTCTCACCTCCTTCGGGGATGTCATCCTGATACACTAAACCCAGAGTGCAAGCAGATCTTCTCATGCCTAAGCTAGCAGAGACACAGTTGCCTGCGACCTCTCCAAACCTCCTTGACATATATGGTTGCCACCCACGTAAGGtcggggtgggtgggaggagggcgcgCTCCGTGAGAAGTGCTTAATGGTACTCTGACTGTCCAGACACACCattcgtgtgtgcgggtgggtTTCTTTCGCACTTCCGTGTACCAGATTCTCGTCGACGGGACTTCCATGAGaaaatgttttttttttcttttttgaaTTGTCATTGtctcgctctgtgtgtgtgcgtgcgtggtggcgctcttctctccgcGTTTTCTTTCGGCTTCATGGTggagcttttttttttcttggtcTACTGACGCTTTCATCGTTCTCTGCCCCCTGACgacgggagagggaggaggcggggccgtggggggggtgagagcgatgtatcgctaCGGATGCTGGCGTTCAGGCTCCGGATagcgttgcgtcggagagcGCTGCgagcgtgcacacgcttgtaccatccatgtgatgggcagagcgtcagcgtgacTGGAACGTATCCCACCGCCGACCCTCACTGCGTAGTGGTGTGGGGAACCTGAGCGTCACCGCGAAGGACGCGCtacgtggcgaccggcactgtgggagcggctgtgatgcGATGACCGAGTCCGCGCAttagcagcagcgcatgtgCCGACGGCCGCTTCTCACCATGTGGAGGGACCCCCTGACGGGCCGAGGTTGAGTGTAATTCGACTTGTGTTTCATGGAATGGTATGAACTGATTAAAATTTCTTTtgctcggctgctgcgtgcgcgccagtgaagcctcccttcctcttgcGCACATATCGGTCTCACCAAAGACGTAATGCGAACGCAGTTGGTGTGAGTGGTGATTTAGAGAACGTGCGAATAGCGAGAGGGGCACGAGCCACTGCCCCACTGGCCACTGAAGTCGCTTTTCAACCGCGGGAGAGGATGCGAAGAGCGCAGAAGAATGCAAGCTAGGAGCAGTTCGCGCGGCGCACTCGCATGATGTTGCGTATACCTTTTCTTTCGCATCTTCCCAGTAGACCTTTCTCCCGTGATCGCGCTCTTGCTCACGGTGcatctgtgtgtgggcgcaGACGTAGCGCCTCTTGTCGAACCCTCACCTTCGCCACCCCGTTCATAGTGCAGTCCgtttcttttgttgttgtgttCCCGTGAAGTATTCATGTCGAAGCGGCGTGCTTCTCCGTTTACTTttcggcaccgctgcctctccgTTTGCGCTTTTGTGACAGTGGGTAATTCGaccccgcccgcccccctccttgTGCCTCTACGGGGTCACTCTTCTTCGAGGCTTGCGCGTTCaacacacgtgtgtgctgccgtcTCGTCCTCTGCGCGGTCGACGCGTTCCTGCGTTGGCGCATACGAATCTATACGGGTGTGTCTGTCGGGTACGCTGAtgagcgcagctgcagttcCGAATGACAACCGCAGTACGGCTCCGAGGGCAATGGCTGCAAGGAGACCGAGcactgcttttttttttcgcaaATGACATAGACCGCACGACTATCCCACCTCGCTAAAACGGAAAGCAAAGAGAGCAGGACCGTTCACAGGTGCAggccaacaacaacaaaagacacacacacacacacacgcacactgaAAAGACCGAACAAACTGCACGCGAGGGGGCAGCGACGCCCACCGACCCTCCCTCCGCATGCTGTAGCCCTCTTAGGGGAAGAGAGTGGACGGCGCAAACGGCGGAGAGATACAACTTCGTCAAAAATGAGAACGAGAAGATGGGAATGGCCGCGACGCTGATGGCGCATGCTTTGTGGATGACGTGGGTGGCTCCACTTCATTTCTTTTCTCATGTTGCTTTCCATTGTGATGTCGCGTTCACATGTGTGCATCTCGCTtctttccccctctcccaccttCCCATACCGATCTCTCGCTTTTCTCTCCACTTTTTCTACCTTTCCGGCTATCTTTATTGCCGTCCTCCCCCCTCGTCCGCTCACCTGGAGGGAGGGATCTACGAGCACACAACTTTGACGGACCGAAGGTACCCCATTGCACCTGTATTAACGCCAGAAACTCTATTGCGAGCGCCTCTGACACGCGCCGGAAGCGTGatcgcgcgtgcgcatgcacgGCGTTGCGGCGGTGATCGCAAGGCGGGAGCTAGTACGGCACACATGTTTCCTATACCTCCCCTTGCCACCTTTATTCCTTTGCCGAACCTGCGGGGCTGCACGAAGACTGATTCGATTGCACGATTTGAGACGAAAGGAGGGGAGCcgcctgccccctccccctcccaccgaaaaaaaaaaggctgTGCAAGCCTGAATATACTTTCTGGCGCAGCCGATGCGTCTTCGCCGCACTTCTGCGTGGCGGGCGCTTTGCCATATCCCTGATGCTTTGCGCACGCATCGTCGTGACTTGGTTTCGGTGACATGCTCATCGTcatcgcggccgccgccacgtgAGGTCGCGAAGCTTTTTTCCAGCCCCATGGTGCGGGAGTGGTGGGTGAACGCTGCTCAAGAGGCGGTCATCTCCCGGAAAGCCATCAGTCGGGCAGAGCGCATTGTGACGGAGGCCGACGATCCGCGCTCCGGTAAGAGGCACTTCTACGACAGTGATGCCCGACTCTGCCTCGTGTGCAACGCGCGTCTGGAGGGCAGCTacagcacgcacagccacagcgTCGACCACAAACCGCGCGTTGCACTTTTGAAGCGCACAATCGGTATGATTCTCACATTTCTTGAGCAGGCcgcctcatcgccgtcgctgccgccgccgcaggagTCGGACTCGTCTTACTCGCTGGCTGGCAGCAAACGCTTCTCAAGGTCAGTGTCAACTCACACAGGAACACCTGCCGCCCCAGCCCCTTCTTGCTTCCACGCCTTGTATGCCGAGTCACCGCTGTTTGCTGAGGACGGCGTGCCAAGCCGCGCGCTCCTCTATCACCGCCCGCTCACGCTACGCGAATTCGACCTGGTAGATGTGATCATGCGACGCTGGTGGAACACCTTGCATAATCCACCACCTAGGCGGGGTAGTCTTTCCTTTGA comes from the Leishmania infantum JPCM5 genome chromosome 36 genome and includes:
- a CDS encoding mitogen-activated protein kinase-like protein, which gives rise to MPSSSSVTQPEPEATQGIELPACARKPRDPDFEAPASLHAQSKESNPLVLAPPPCPIICPEHERKMRRTSKSCIVPPPRQRQFMGDVVGLKVPDLVTGWKLPRKSSAHRCFLAAGGDVTVEPQPSSLAGANTKCPVRVPACAGSPTCGPRGENGVLIVSQDDRPAGLVNSRRRYSKESKPAVNGEDGVLLSEYEEDSADAAVRQTVARVRSKNCVLLIVLLVIIIVLAVAGGVGVGFVNKHYTTLTHRMYLESGERIVLNSSVMLLKNYHETLRADARHLLSFVRSSMIGRKPESIAVVQSTLYLPFFEAWSTWLFSSNVPSTHSIYVSMCGEPLANTVDCPFMALTIVCMPNVLQAACFYMHSDEVDRSRMIVNRIEVNESGIPRIGAFYKYVPLKVNYAHYQTNNDYGYFLDQDCAASLDGKVHTTLTIRRQIVVGDLVIICDASGFFERWFQRFEKGLQKKKDSHSVLFVNDGTVLAYDCGAPPRHRHVVSPCSMRLVPHKMGDCMAGKADMIDRIVDTFTVAMQRNKLMKRGGLSKDHVALTERVGDYIVVYQDFLSFRVGDGEPKTVFIAAYAVPLDTSLGRDGFVQISICVVIIIICMFLLGGVAMVAVNQMMRVVEVISQLSTHAATYDTKRMRSVLDRQKPGMLARVITSADIINCEFQHILTNLNAYRPFLPQSLLTKSSYSFSDEPLEPPSLWRSDVALGGSAADDVVVDEDGVPAKPLPRFHLKNTLEGSVSNPVENWRLLQRGFHRTKSTILVVSLSNVALDAGESVDAVNLFVQTVLNHAAIANGVVEVIEFQKIVVSFNSHFPVPRHQEKACLCALAIREEFRDRGCSISIGIASGYNYVGTTGTEQQKARVIMGESVVVAQSLTSLKNYLGCSILATDQVVFEALVTAVAVDVVQLYYEHNHQWVQYGVSEIIGNRYAVLSPDMQLVKSVFKLVRYRQAEEALEAVRRYVDAAAERRETPSWPVRRIHALVERQQLLIRSGYRRQRLQWQALEGDEIIMKHLSEENQSYNSKRQPRLMATVSTATVDSLATLSTHAKAAPCEFGFVSGDVLNAGSEAELARALVGEQSKLSMTRRQLAPIPSSCFSEDALFPVFTVKSSDGDEEERSPGSSRLSSQHNRVTDGNAEASGADSEEMRPVLLVEPQTLRSEERHDVRIGALLPPFTVTTSSPFLPAHDMEYPCTTAGISSMLSNSRRHSALDRQRHIAPTPLHDGTCHASTYATSGALGGVSGGKSSIGASLATTSAGNLGRTADSALKQSSENVAGLAKMHCSYKLPQRIVSVNGQVFHRTSQLVGRGSFGEVYVAISETGSLGAMKVFPLNDNNAPQLIREVETLSQMRHENIVGYDCCAVQDNFFFIICEYLAAGTLGSLIQKLGVIPERAARKYACDMLFGLGYLHQHSWLHCDIKPENILVTSDGTCKLADFGAASLGRSLTDAVSVRGTPRFSAPEAILGTWNQQADIYSFGITVAQMVTGVHPWHKYTEPDHLFVAHYAGEIRHSLQTGMPCAMQPDLPTNLQDKELESAIHRCCEFDPARRPTAEELVTLLS